A segment of the Deltaproteobacteria bacterium genome:
ACAAAGGTCAGAAAGGCAAGTGTGAGCGAGTAGATCAGTTTGATCATGATGATTTCCTCCAGTTCTTTTTAAGTTCCTTCCATGTTGCCTCAAGGTGCTGAGGCAGACAACGAACCTCCGCGATCGCCGGCAGAAAATTCGTGTCGGCCTCCCATCGGGGGATCAGATGCAGATGGAGATGACCGGCAATGCCGGCCCCCGCACTCTTCCCGAGATTCATCCCCCAATTAAACCCCTGCGGCCTGTAAGTTTTCTTGAGAATCCGGATCCCTTTTTTCAGAAATAAC
Coding sequences within it:
- a CDS encoding HIT domain-containing protein, which codes for MDQKEHVIHRGRKNYVVLNKYPYNNGHLMIVPYRHTAQLESLSEAEIAEMMLFLKKGIRILKKTYRPQGFNWGMNLGKSAGAGIAGHLHLHLIPRWEADTNFLPAIAEVRCLPQHLEATWKELKKNWRKSS